The sequence GTCCGAATACTCATTAATATACACCAGCCTCGTGATTCCTGCCTGAAGAATGAGCTTGCTGCATTCTTTACATGGCGAGAGTGTGAGATACAATGTGGCTCCTTTTGCAGATTGTGTGGAAGCTGCTAATTTTAATATTGCATTAGCTTCTGCGTGAAGTACATACCAGTGTGTTTTCCCGTCTCCATCCTCACAGCAGTTTTCAAATCCTGAAGGAGTTCCGTTATAACCATCTGAAATAATCATCCTATCTTTTACGATAAGAGCCCCTACTTGCTTTCGTTTACAGTAGGATAGTTTTGCCCATTCCTGAGCCATTTTTAGATAAGCTTTGTCAAACTTATTCATACAGCAGCATTAGGTTTTTCGAAATAATTTGTATT is a genomic window of Chryseobacterium wanjuense containing:
- a CDS encoding deoxycytidylate deaminase, whose amino-acid sequence is MNKFDKAYLKMAQEWAKLSYCKRKQVGALIVKDRMIISDGYNGTPSGFENCCEDGDGKTHWYVLHAEANAILKLAASTQSAKGATLYLTLSPCKECSKLILQAGITRLVYINEYSDDDGISFLRNHNIEIEQISDCELKK